AGAAtgctaaggtttttttttcatatttgatcctcaaaatatttttatgattttttttattttaaatttagtttttttttaatttcatcatccaacATTGAGCTTACtaaatattaaactttataaattattttgatttattttctatagaaatAGAGTTATCCatgtctcatgactcgagtcgtCAGTTTTGCAGATTAATCATGTtgactcaggttatttttttgttatttttttcaattaattttttctcaactttatccttcaacattaggttggttgagaattgagtttcataattgtttttttatttgctttttatggggttatcatgatcCAGGTTACTGGTTTTGTGGGTTAGCAAGggtgactcgagttttttttgtcatttgttttttgaataattttttttaatttcaccattcaatattaagttgattgtgaatttgattttatatctattttttatttattttctatggagttatcacgGTCCCCTAGCCTAAGTTTAatgagttaactcaggttgactcgaatcattttgtttatttgatttttttcaatttaatcctttaacattggattgattgagaattggtctatataatttttacttttattttatttttatgagttatTACGGTCTAATAACTTAGTTCGTAGGTTATGCTAATTGGctcagggttttttttctttttttagttgaattattttcaattttatctttcaatagtcttcataatttgtttcggtttgtgttctatgaggttatctcggtctcatgattaTGGTCATGAGTTTGGTTGGTTGACTCGAgtagttttttgtattttttttttaattttatcttttaacactaggttaattaagaattgagttttataatttatttttatttgccttTTATGGAGTTTTCCAGTCTCATGAATCATATTTGTCAGGTTAATTTAACTCATtcttttagttgaattttgtttttaaatttatcattcaatattgagttgattgaaaattgagtttaatatttatttatttatttgctttctataaggttattaagGTCTCATGATTTAGGTAATAAATTTGATAGATCAACCCAAGTTGACCtgaatcaatctaatatgttgtcattttaatattttaaaaagatattttagtcttctttagtcaaattatatttttatcggttatatgaattatatttagACTTACTAAGTCAACTAAATCACATCAGGTAAAttcttatatagttttttttgttttgccaataaacacattaataataccttaatattttttttacatccataaaaaaaattgattttacctTTAGTGCAGGCAATAATATAGTATATAACTCATTTGTTTCATAACcatgttcatgaaaaaaaaaaaaaaaaactcatattgaGTTTGAAGTGCTTGGACAGGAAAGACccataattttaataatgtttcTTTCTTTAGGCTGGAAGGCCCAACCCAACTATAgttaaacaacaacaataataatagaatatatatatatcaattactCCGACAAAACAAATCTCAGAGAGTGCGAGTGACGGAGTTTCCTCTCCTGTCCTgtcctttaaattttcaatcttcAATTTTCCCGCCTCACCTCAGTTCCCGAAACGCCCAATCACACAGTAATCCTTTTGATTTCCGAAAGAGCAATTGATTAAGGTAAAACTACTTACTttgctttcttatttttatgatttattgacTAGTTGTTTATGGTAATAAAATTTGCTAATTTTTGTTTCAgggtttggaattttttttttgatggagGATTTGTATAAAAAACTCTACGCTAAGTACGATAAGCTTAAGGTGtgctgcttttcttttcttttgcaagacAAGACGAGAGATCTTCTAATTATGAACACCCATTTGgtttaattatgtaattcatCGATGATTCCATGTTTGTTTGCAGAAGAAACAATTGTCAGAGTTTGATGAGCTCAACAAAGATCAAGAAGTCAAGTTTTTGAATTATGCCTCTGGtatgcttttcttttcaatttaaggTTTAATTAGTGAAGAAGAAGCCCAATATAACCgcaaaaatcttttatttttttgtttctcttggtTCTCTGGTGCTATTCTTTGTAAATTAATGCCACAAAAAAATGGTCCCTGCAGTTGCTGAAGAGATGATACAATActtgaaagatgaaaatgacAGGTTGCGTAAACAAGCCAGTGATTTGAGAAGTGAAGCTGCTTCAATCAGGCATCCAATATTCCCCCTTGTCCTTTCCTAAGTTTTGTGGTGGTTCTACATGTTTTTCCTTCACTATAAATTTCactcattcattttatttttcttgcaggtCCACCATGGATGAACAATGTGCCGAGTACCAGAAGCTCTTAATGGAAGAGAACCAGAAAAGTAAGGAACACTATATTGCTTGACGAATGCCAaatttccttccttccttcttcttcttctttgttttttttgagtgtttttaatcaatttacaaGGCAGTCGTCTAGGAAGGCTTATACTTAATGGAGAACTCGTATGTgatatatgttataaatattaatttcatatggctacaccataaaaaattatccactttcttttttcttttcttttcttttctttccactTGTAACACCCGTTCAATATTTGTAAGCAACGAATAACAATTTTGAAAGTTGACTCAATGCAGTGCAGCTCCGTAATGTGTTGATGGGTTATCGTCACTTTATAGTGCCACCTTGAAAATCCTATTGCATTACTATCATCTGTAGTAAGATAATATCTGATATGAAATTACTATGAGAGTGATAATAATCTTTACATATGAAGCATGGAATGGAAACGGATGGTTTGGATCCATGGCCGATGGGATTGCATATGAAGcttgttaatttttcaatagcAGCCAATTTTAATGGCATCTCTATATTTTCTAGCTGTCAGTAGGTACATTATCAGGTGGCATACACATTGAAACTGCAGAAGTATCCTTGACCCAAGCCATAGCAAGTGCCTACTAtctaatgaaaataaagttcGTGTAACACATAATTTGACTTTTTAAGAAATGAAAGCAGAAGCTCAACCTCAAGTGCTGATGATAAAAATGGCTGATCAAACCATCTACCTAACTCAATATTATACCTCTTGCTCCATTGCATGTGAAGAAAAGACTTGTAGCTAAATATGTTACTGGAAGTATCATTTACTGACCCTTTTGATTTAGAAGCAAAGCTCTAGTTGCTTTGACCAAAACTTGTGGCTAAATAATTGTACATCTATTTCATTACTGAGAGGTTTATTTATGGCAGATAAAATTCTTAATGAAGAAGTTGAGAAGCTTCAAAACCAGCTTCAATATGGACTTCCTTGCAATTCTAAGGACGGAAACAATGATAATGTCCAGCTGAATATGCTTGAAACTGCACAAGTTACACCAGAAGAGAGATCCATTGCCTCAACTAGAAGAATGGTGAGAAAACGTAACCGAGAAGCTAGGgagaaaatggaagaagaaattACCCATGGTGGTAATGATATAGTTGGATACAATGATATGGAAGAAAAATCTGCCAAGCGCTCATCCAAGGGAACTGTTTCCCGTGGGGATCTTCCAAATGATCAGCAGGTATTGTCCGTAACCTACATTTGTAGAGTGAAAGCTGTGACTCTCCTTTTTTCCCGCCTCTAACTGTTCTGGTGTGGCTGTCCAGCTAGAATCCTGTGAAAGAATTTTATACAGATCAGGTTTGTTTCAAATGCTAAATTTTCTCCCgttttctttgtcaatttttcatGTTGTATCCAtctatttattgttttctttttttcctgatgGTGGCATCGTAGCTGAAAGTGGCCCTGCTAACTTCCAGTTTCAAGCTCTTCTAGAATACCTAGTAGGCATGAAATTGTCTGCTGTTAATCAAAATGATGAAGTTTGCATTTCAGCTCTGCATCAATCAAGTGGTAATTTCAGTAATAGATATGCAAATATTTTCAATCcttgtttaattttgatttttctgttaATAGTTTGGACTTGGTTTTATTTCAATACTGATTCAAGCATAGGTGAATCTacgcaatttttttattaaacatgtaGATATGCAAATAGGCTGTAAAGAAATCTGTTTATAGTTTAGCAATCAGTGATTGAAAATCCAGCCAAGTCTGATGATGAGTTATTTAGTCCTGTCATAGTATATGCTTGAAATTGCAAGTCCTGTTTTAGTTTCTGATCTTCTCTGAAGAGTTATCATTCACCAATTTGAGTTTCCTTCCAGTATGTTATATGATCTGTCCATTGGATATTTAGCTATTTAGCTATGCTAAACTAAGTACATGTTGTAGTTAGATTCTAAGCATTACCTAATGgatatttgagttattttcagttttaattggATAAACGATTGCTCTGTTGGGTTGCATTAATTCAGCACAGACAATTTTATCATGAAAGTTTTTATGCATTTTGACACATGCGGGACTCACATTGAGTTTCCAAACACTTTGGTACTTATGCCCAATTTAGAAGCATGATGGATACGcacaatacctttttttttcctggaaaaaaaTTTGTAGAGTATGCTGTAGAAAGCAATGTGCtttgttttataagaaaaaaacatggctGGTTTTGTGAAAGTGGAGGAGCCTGGCCAAGTTGGTAGACACCAATGGCCACAATGATATGGGGATTGTGGAGTGAATTAATTACTGGCGTCTCTCTTTTCCTCATTCTAACATGATACATCAGTAGGTATCCAATTGGAGAGATGTAAACTATACGGTTTCAGCTTGAAAGTAGTCCAAATTTTGGAGACCAAAGCAGGGAGTGGTAATTGGTTGATTTTCTTGAGTGTCTTTGGGAGATAATCTGCTGCCTGGATAGAGATGGCAGAGAAGTGAGAGCTTCGGATAAAACAAATGTTTCTTTAGATAGTCACTTGAGCTCGAGTAGCTAGTCTCTATGGGATGCATTGATTTTTCATACTTTATCCTTTCACAGTGCATGTGTCCCTGTTTTGGGTAACCCGGGAGATGGTGTCCACTGTGAACATCATGAATTTGTGTTACtgctttatattttgtttgcatTAGTTcccaattaaatattttaatagatttgaTGGCTTCGGCATGAAGAAATGTGTAACATGTTCAACCTAATCTGGCATCTCGTTGTGTATCTTCTCGTTGTTCACTCAACATTTAACTAGCAACTTGTGTTTCTGTTCTCATTTCATTTTCGAAACATTTCTAGCATCTGTTATTCTGATTGCTGCagctttgatttttgtttatctAACAGGTTTTGCATTTACTCTAACATGGATGAAGAACGAAGCTGTAGAGGAACCAGAGCTGTTATATCGTGTGTTAACATTAGGTACATTTGAGAGGGTAGCGCCAGAGTGGATGCGATCGGTCCTGATGTTCAGCATGAGAATGTGGCCAATCTTCTTTGAAAGATTAGCCTGTGTGATCAAGCTCCATCGCTGATTGTGCTCTCGTATTCTTTTTTTGTGGTGCAATTTGCTACCGTATATGACTTGGGAAACTGATGGCAAGGTAAAATGTTACCAGTGACATAATtctaaagaaaaagggaaaagaaaagaagttgcgtacttaaaaaaagtcaattgtCTATTAGAATTGTGGAATTAGACTAGGCAGGCAGCTTGAGACCTTTCATTCCAAATCATCAAGGCGATGTTGTGTTGGCAGGGcaaacatttttctttctctgtgaTGGATACTTGTCAttgttttatgatgattttgaattgatttaggATTTGAAACTAAAGTATTGCTATGCTAGGCTCTATCTTTCTCATAGAGATTTGTGAACTTAGTTTTGATGCAAAATCTAGGCCAAGAATATGATATTACtgtaaaaccaagaaaaagaattgTGATGCCACACCTGACTCGAAATATTGTTTACATACTTTTATGATTATAGACAATGAAGAATAACTCAACTCGTTGTTTTTTGATTGGAAGATTAGGCTCATTCAAGTCcaagttattatattttatttatctttatttggactttaatttattttattttattaaatttttattagttaGTTGTGTTTAAGcctgaatttaattttgattagggttttattatttatatataattttccaGATATTAGGAGTTAGTTGgtaatgaattaaataaaaatggtaaAGCTGTAAACTTTTCCGACCccattgttttttcatcttcagctttctctcctttttttggcttctttttctcttttttaatctcttgtttCACGTCAAATTGGATatgaaaccactttccaaactttcttgtgtttgtttgccattagaaaagttagtcaacggaaaacactttccggtcaacggaaaacactttccagtcaaagaaaaatttggtttggtttccaggaaaatgttttttcttttggctgtgtttgttttccggaaagtggttttcgggaaaccactttccaaactttcctgtgtttgtttgccattagaaaagttggtcaacggaaaacactttccagtcaaaggaaaatttggcttggttttcaggaaagtgttttcctggaaaatttgggcggaaaacactttccggaagttgtgaaaaatttagaaatgtcattatttgctgattatatcaaatttgatcctcaaacttttgattgctatatataatttgttttgaatatttatttttcaattccacctcttaaaatttaatttttatattaattttggtccttatttttataattgctatttgcttttttcttatcatttttttattgaaattttttatctatcaaatttggtcctcattttttttattgttacttattgtatttgaaataatttatgaaatgttaattattattattttaatttattcaccttttattttttttaattttttagatttgatctctattattttgattattatttattttatttgagataatttatgaaattatattttttttcaattttattctcattcaattttttaatttgtaagattttgttcctcattattttaataaacttgagaaaaataaaacattaataagttattttccagctcattttccatgacataaccaaacactggaaaatgttttccaacttattttccattacactaccaaacatcggaaaatacttttccggaattcactttccccggaattcactttctaaaaaaaactactttccagcaaacaaacggggcctaaaagTAGTCTCAAAAGTTGGTATAGAGTTTGTAGGGCAACACAGCTGCACGTGTGTTgttaaaagaatgtttttttaaaaaaaaaattattttagtatttttaattgtttaaatatttatattaaaaatatttttttaaaaataaaaaatattattattttaatatatttataaacaaaacaagacTAACTACAACACCAAAAATACTATTATGACCACTACATTTCTGATCTAGCTTGAGACTTGGATTAGAACAAGTAGATTCGAGGCCATGAACACACCACGTTTGTgcatttttcataaatattctCAAGCAAAACCAGTCTTGTACTTCTAAATAAAAGGAATCTCTAGGAGTTTCAGTAACACTGTCTGAACTCTGGACTCTAATTAATTGACAGATCATAGTTAAAAGACCAAACAAAAGGTGATAACCCACTGGAAGGACTATGCACAGTAACACACCATGACCAGACTTCCTTTTTGATCCATCAAGGAAACGGAGATGCCCTCATTGATTTGCAAGTGTTCACTTGGAATTTATTAGCTGTTGGAGGATTCGGCATTTTTTTGGCTTTGCAGGGATAACTCAGAGTGAGattacggttgttttttaaagtgttttttattttaa
This region of Populus trichocarpa isolate Nisqually-1 chromosome 9, P.trichocarpa_v4.1, whole genome shotgun sequence genomic DNA includes:
- the LOC7482339 gene encoding uncharacterized protein LOC7482339, whose protein sequence is MEDLYKKLYAKYDKLKKKQLSEFDELNKDQEVKFLNYASVAEEMIQYLKDENDRLRKQASDLRSEAASIRSTMDEQCAEYQKLLMEENQKNKILNEEVEKLQNQLQYGLPCNSKDGNNDNVQLNMLETAQVTPEERSIASTRRMVRKRNREAREKMEEEITHGGNDIVGYNDMEEKSAKRSSKGTVSRGDLPNDQQLESCERILYRSAESGPANFQFQALLEYLVGMKLSAVNQNDEVCISALHQSSGFAFTLTWMKNEAVEEPELLYRVLTLGTFERVAPEWMRSVLMFSMRMWPIFFERLACVIKLHR